Proteins from a genomic interval of Stenotrophomonas maltophilia R551-3:
- a CDS encoding ESPR-type extended signal peptide-containing protein codes for MNRIYRRIWSVAKQCWVVGSELSSPRRKSSRTKPRLLVLAAVASVGMSASAQERPKDEYENGEPQEEVARFLSSSPMISSLFAAQPRKIVVQGAIVNDAYYKDSTLNGDMQMILGSRSSINGWGSVVVGTASALAGRGSVLVGNEAIAKGDRAVAVGYKAEATGGYSTVLGASSVASGVGTTAVGHDARAYSQNSIAVGSGARTVESTAGVSRISIGGNAFAGTAGYSGAIAVGGNARAEFSGVALGHHAKALANGSVAIGANSEATEANSVSVGNASTKRRIVNVADARLNATSTDAVSGKQLFATQALAQSVNNRVDATALALGNGAVAESDTSRGASTALGNNAKGYNGASVALGDDARAGVDVAGNKVNGRTGGVSVGSGTRSAHGAVAMGHKAVAGGNFSVAIGSDAVANEELSTAFGKTSIAGAQQTTALGRGTQATAKFATAVGNLARATGINSLALGNSAHAGHEDSVAIGAGSVTASASSVSVGSASRKRKIQYVADGVVGAGSTDAITGNQLFQTNTRLAAVEKTAGDVTGELAAVKSIAQAATNRIDATTLALGNGATAESGSYGISTALGNNAKAYNGRSVALGDDARAGVDADGNKVANQNAGVSVGAGTRSANGAVATGFRANASGNFSIAVGGDAKAEAEHATAVGYLSKAGASQATALGRGSEATAQFASALGNLAKATNTSSVALGDRAQASHENAVALGAGAVTASANSVSVGSASRKRKIQYIADGVVGAGSTDAITGNQLHVTNQAVTKAQTAADGATTIANAAKVESGKALAETVVLGGLVNQTAANGSVRLGQKNSGTQLDVRNSANANRKIVGVAEGAISATSNEAVTGKQLHETNANVNSAQATASAAKVSADKALADTGVLNGLVGQVAVNGNVRVGEKNSGTVLDVRNSANANRKLTGVADGVVGASSYEAVNGRQLNTTNDKVATVEGIARSAGTEAAVAKTDAAKALTETAALGGLVAQVSASGNVRLGEKNSGTTLDVRNSTNANRRISGVADGLLSASSAEAVSGKQLHSTNSRVSDLEDVAQFVSIGSAPISERAAAGVAGVAVGNSAKTGLEGGTAVGTFAEAMGRNSTAIGRAASVSVDSENGFAMGVGAQVGGDAGGARGGVAIGAGASVEGGAHGSLALGMGSQADEVGVVSFGSVGIQRRLVNIARGTAGHNATTVSQLNDSLATLGGGAGMDGNGNIIAPTYTLQGGTQNTVEDALTALDGAVITAGRRADKVEGQLSSIFQDSPSARADGTRQIALNGVNGMVLTNLADGRVAQGSRDAVTGNQLYAAEQKISQNRNDLEAMRKKREMGQQAMREMDANGPIDFGGARLTGVGDGSVSGDSHDVVTGRQLFGVSDRVSKIEHQGRFLKINTDELSEDAFAGFLGVAIGDSARTGADGGTALGAYAAALGVNSVALGRGSYVEERAVGGFAVGAGSQVSAQHGIAMGSGAKVGAGAVWSVAVGAGSEATEANTVSFGSLAAGRRLVNVANGTANHNAATVGQLRGALSALGGEVDTNGNIVGPSFNVQGQAQSTLNGALQALDGAVVTTTSRVDKVETQLRSVFQDTPSVRADGVNQLTLAGANGMVISNVANGLIAAGSRDAVNGGQLHSMQQQLNGRMDGLEQRIDDAPAPRALASSSVPKPQAEETPVVPEGKDSQQVASLGEGDKPTPQPKANKDESPKPQVDTAELEKMLARANEYTDGAISNVERRLDKMDKRFNRMAAMSSAQTAMAMNTAGLATYNRLGAGVGYAEGESAMAVGYQRVLNEKGSATFSLNGAFTNSGERSMGVGVGIGW; via the coding sequence ATGAATCGAATCTATCGACGTATCTGGAGTGTGGCCAAGCAATGCTGGGTGGTGGGCAGTGAGTTGAGTAGTCCGCGCAGAAAATCCTCTCGGACCAAGCCGCGGTTGCTGGTACTGGCGGCTGTTGCATCGGTCGGGATGTCTGCATCAGCACAAGAGCGCCCGAAGGATGAGTATGAGAACGGAGAGCCTCAGGAAGAGGTGGCTAGGTTCCTGTCCAGCTCTCCAATGATCTCTTCGCTGTTCGCTGCGCAACCACGCAAGATCGTGGTGCAAGGCGCCATCGTGAACGATGCCTACTACAAAGACTCAACCCTCAATGGTGACATGCAGATGATTCTGGGCTCCAGATCCAGCATCAACGGTTGGGGTTCCGTGGTCGTCGGCACCGCGTCGGCGCTGGCAGGGAGGGGAAGCGTGCTTGTCGGAAATGAGGCGATTGCAAAGGGGGACCGGGCTGTGGCGGTTGGGTACAAGGCGGAAGCCACGGGCGGCTACTCCACAGTGCTCGGTGCGAGTTCGGTTGCGTCGGGTGTTGGTACCACTGCTGTCGGTCACGATGCTCGTGCTTATTCTCAGAACTCAATAGCAGTAGGTAGTGGCGCCCGCACAGTTGAAAGCACGGCGGGTGTATCCCGCATCTCGATTGGAGGAAATGCATTTGCGGGAACCGCTGGCTACTCAGGAGCCATTGCAGTGGGTGGCAACGCGCGTGCAGAGTTCAGCGGCGTTGCGCTCGGTCACCATGCGAAGGCACTGGCTAATGGCTCGGTCGCCATCGGCGCCAACTCTGAAGCGACCGAGGCGAACTCGGTCTCCGTCGGCAACGCGTCGACCAAGCGACGAATCGTCAACGTGGCCGATGCGCGCTTGAATGCAACAAGCACGGACGCCGTCAGCGGCAAGCAGCTGTTTGCGACCCAAGCCCTTGCGCAATCGGTCAACAATCGGGTGGATGCGACGGCGCTGGCGCTCGGCAACGGGGCCGTCGCTGAGTCGGATACTTCCCGTGGCGCAAGTACTGCGCTGGGTAATAATGCCAAGGGCTATAACGGAGCGAGCGTTGCGCTCGGCGACGACGCTCGCGCAGGCGTAGATGTGGCAGGAAACAAGGTCAATGGCAGGACGGGAGGAGTCTCGGTCGGGTCCGGCACCCGCAGTGCGCACGGCGCCGTTGCCATGGGTCACAAGGCAGTTGCGGGTGGCAATTTCTCCGTTGCGATCGGCTCCGATGCCGTCGCCAATGAGGAGTTGAGTACCGCCTTCGGAAAAACCAGTATCGCAGGTGCCCAGCAGACGACGGCCTTGGGGCGAGGGACACAGGCAACGGCGAAGTTCGCCACCGCTGTCGGCAATCTTGCCAGGGCAACGGGCATCAATTCGCTGGCACTTGGAAACAGTGCACACGCAGGGCACGAGGACTCTGTTGCGATTGGCGCCGGATCGGTAACCGCTTCGGCAAGCTCCGTTTCGGTAGGCAGCGCCAGCAGGAAGCGGAAGATCCAATACGTCGCCGATGGTGTGGTGGGTGCCGGCAGCACCGATGCCATCACTGGCAACCAGTTGTTCCAGACCAATACCCGGCTCGCGGCCGTGGAGAAGACCGCAGGCGATGTGACGGGTGAGCTGGCCGCAGTGAAGTCAATCGCACAGGCCGCCACGAACCGCATCGATGCAACGACCTTGGCTTTGGGCAACGGTGCCACCGCAGAGAGCGGCAGCTACGGCATCAGCACCGCACTCGGCAACAACGCAAAGGCGTACAACGGCCGCAGCGTAGCGCTGGGCGACGACGCGCGCGCTGGTGTGGATGCGGACGGTAACAAGGTGGCCAACCAGAACGCGGGTGTCTCGGTTGGCGCCGGAACCCGTAGCGCCAACGGCGCCGTTGCAACCGGCTTCCGTGCAAACGCAAGCGGCAACTTCTCTATTGCCGTAGGTGGCGACGCCAAGGCCGAGGCAGAGCACGCTACGGCGGTTGGCTATCTGAGCAAGGCAGGCGCCAGCCAGGCCACCGCGCTGGGGCGTGGCAGTGAGGCGACGGCGCAATTCGCCAGCGCACTGGGCAATCTGGCCAAGGCTACGAACACCAGCTCCGTGGCGCTGGGTGACCGCGCTCAGGCCTCACATGAGAATGCCGTTGCGCTGGGCGCAGGTGCAGTGACCGCTTCGGCCAATTCGGTATCGGTCGGCAGCGCCAGCAGGAAGCGGAAGATCCAGTACATCGCCGATGGTGTGGTGGGGGCCGGTAGCACCGATGCCATCACCGGCAACCAGCTTCATGTCACCAACCAGGCCGTGACCAAGGCCCAGACAGCAGCTGACGGAGCGACGACCATCGCCAATGCCGCAAAGGTGGAATCGGGCAAGGCACTGGCCGAGACGGTGGTGCTGGGTGGCCTGGTCAACCAGACCGCTGCCAATGGCAGTGTTCGTCTGGGCCAGAAGAACAGTGGCACGCAGTTGGATGTGCGCAACAGCGCCAATGCGAATCGCAAGATCGTGGGCGTCGCCGAAGGGGCCATCAGCGCGACCAGCAATGAGGCCGTGACCGGCAAGCAGCTCCATGAAACCAACGCGAACGTGAATTCGGCACAGGCGACAGCCAGCGCAGCGAAGGTCAGCGCGGACAAGGCGCTGGCTGACACCGGAGTGCTGAATGGGCTTGTCGGTCAAGTCGCTGTCAACGGCAACGTTCGTGTTGGCGAGAAGAACAGCGGCACCGTGCTCGATGTGCGCAACAGTGCGAACGCGAATCGGAAGCTGACCGGAGTGGCCGATGGTGTAGTCGGCGCCAGCAGCTATGAGGCCGTCAATGGTAGGCAGCTCAATACCACCAATGACAAGGTGGCGACGGTGGAGGGTATAGCCAGGTCTGCGGGCACGGAAGCTGCCGTGGCGAAGACGGATGCAGCCAAGGCACTGACCGAGACAGCGGCGCTGGGCGGGCTGGTGGCGCAGGTTTCCGCGTCCGGCAATGTGCGCCTGGGTGAGAAGAACAGCGGTACGACGTTGGATGTGCGTAACAGTACCAATGCCAATCGGAGAATCAGTGGCGTTGCAGATGGGCTCTTGAGCGCAAGTAGTGCCGAGGCTGTGTCTGGTAAGCAGCTGCATTCAACCAATTCACGCGTCTCAGATCTTGAGGATGTCGCGCAGTTTGTGAGTATAGGCTCAGCGCCAATCAGTGAGCGCGCAGCAGCCGGTGTGGCAGGTGTTGCGGTCGGAAATTCAGCAAAGACTGGACTAGAAGGAGGGACCGCGGTGGGCACGTTTGCGGAGGCGATGGGAAGGAACTCCACCGCAATCGGTAGAGCGGCGAGTGTCTCTGTGGATTCCGAGAATGGGTTCGCAATGGGAGTCGGTGCACAGGTCGGCGGAGACGCTGGCGGTGCACGTGGAGGTGTAGCGATCGGTGCTGGCGCAAGCGTTGAAGGCGGAGCTCACGGCTCGTTGGCACTTGGAATGGGTTCCCAAGCTGATGAAGTTGGGGTTGTGTCATTCGGGAGTGTCGGCATCCAGCGCCGCCTTGTAAACATCGCCCGCGGTACAGCTGGCCACAACGCCACCACCGTTTCTCAGCTCAATGATTCCCTCGCCACTCTCGGCGGCGGCGCAGGCATGGACGGCAACGGAAATATCATCGCTCCGACCTACACGCTGCAAGGCGGAACGCAGAACACCGTCGAGGATGCGCTGACGGCACTCGATGGCGCTGTCATCACCGCCGGCCGTCGCGCGGACAAGGTGGAAGGTCAGCTCAGCTCGATCTTCCAGGATTCACCCTCGGCCCGCGCCGACGGCACGAGGCAGATCGCGCTGAATGGCGTGAATGGCATGGTGTTGACCAATCTTGCCGATGGCCGAGTGGCCCAAGGAAGCCGTGATGCCGTAACGGGCAACCAGCTGTACGCCGCAGAGCAGAAGATCTCGCAGAATCGGAATGATCTGGAGGCAATGCGCAAGAAGCGGGAGATGGGGCAGCAGGCAATGCGAGAGATGGATGCAAACGGCCCGATCGACTTCGGTGGTGCGCGTTTGACTGGTGTGGGCGATGGTTCAGTCTCTGGGGATAGTCACGACGTGGTTACCGGTCGCCAGTTGTTTGGCGTCAGTGATCGGGTATCCAAGATTGAGCATCAAGGACGCTTCCTGAAGATCAATACAGATGAGTTGAGCGAAGATGCCTTCGCTGGCTTCTTGGGCGTGGCAATCGGCGATTCTGCAAGGACTGGGGCTGACGGTGGTACGGCGCTTGGAGCCTATGCAGCGGCGCTTGGCGTTAATTCTGTGGCGCTGGGAAGAGGTTCATATGTTGAGGAGCGAGCAGTTGGCGGCTTTGCCGTGGGCGCGGGATCTCAAGTGAGCGCACAGCACGGAATCGCTATGGGCTCCGGTGCCAAGGTGGGTGCTGGCGCGGTTTGGTCAGTGGCAGTGGGTGCAGGTTCTGAGGCAACCGAGGCGAACACTGTATCGTTCGGTAGTCTGGCCGCAGGGCGGCGCTTGGTGAATGTCGCCAACGGCACCGCCAATCACAATGCCGCCACCGTCGGCCAGCTGCGCGGTGCGCTTTCCGCCCTCGGCGGCGAGGTGGATACAAACGGCAACATCGTCGGCCCGAGCTTCAACGTCCAGGGCCAGGCACAGTCCACCTTGAACGGTGCACTGCAGGCGCTCGATGGCGCGGTCGTCACCACAACCTCGCGCGTGGACAAGGTCGAAACCCAGCTCCGCTCCGTCTTCCAGGACACCCCCTCGGTCCGCGCCGACGGCGTCAACCAGCTCACCCTCGCGGGTGCCAACGGCATGGTCATCTCCAATGTGGCCAACGGCCTGATCGCGGCCGGCAGTCGCGATGCGGTCAACGGTGGCCAGCTGCATTCGATGCAGCAGCAGCTCAACGGCCGCATGGATGGGCTGGAGCAGCGCATCGACGATGCCCCAGCACCGCGTGCACTGGCGTCGTCCTCGGTGCCCAAGCCGCAGGCCGAGGAAACTCCTGTGGTACCGGAAGGCAAGGATTCCCAGCAGGTCGCTTCGCTGGGCGAGGGTGACAAGCCCACGCCGCAGCCGAAGGCCAACAAGGACGAGTCGCCGAAGCCGCAGGTCGACACCGCCGAGCTGGAGAAGATGC
- a CDS encoding CfaE/CblD family pilus tip adhesin: MNRRVLLVLMLVCALVVLAPRAWAQWPPETHPTDQSRDIVMTWDRSAVPGDVELWAPRTVLGFSHDLAMKYGQIHVVCGSASDSEFGRCPTEGDLTSSGGTGTTEIALRLVELRTGLRTEIRAVGNLQRVMSGYRCNLDYWDSVPRVLNAAFWYTCGIGSGADQPLGTGVEMILPQREISRLVAGHWKATMRLNIKADPAAAPVATATFNFDFTVTDYDAISIYFPGFDGVAPLVNMDLRYDPIRKVVAGRKDVDMCLYDGVGSQSEFLGVTVRDSGPRPSPGRDFAVWHQDGGSDDTQRLDYQVGLSYGGNLLAMKHGEEQLLRGIDSAQLRMVLLPGISQPVYCVPTPLTLETPPTPIAGKRPGLYDGELTVELRVPTAKP, translated from the coding sequence ATGAACCGGCGTGTGTTGTTGGTGTTGATGCTGGTGTGTGCGCTGGTGGTGCTGGCGCCGAGGGCGTGGGCGCAGTGGCCGCCGGAGACGCACCCGACGGATCAGAGCCGGGACATCGTGATGACCTGGGATCGCTCGGCCGTGCCGGGTGATGTGGAGTTGTGGGCGCCGCGGACGGTGCTGGGGTTTAGCCACGACCTGGCGATGAAGTATGGGCAGATCCATGTGGTTTGTGGGTCTGCTTCTGATAGTGAGTTTGGGCGGTGTCCGACGGAAGGTGACCTGACCTCGTCAGGGGGAACAGGAACAACAGAGATAGCGTTACGTCTCGTTGAACTAAGGACTGGCCTGCGTACCGAGATTCGTGCAGTAGGAAACCTGCAGCGGGTCATGTCGGGATATCGCTGCAATTTAGATTACTGGGACTCAGTACCGCGTGTTCTGAATGCAGCATTCTGGTACACATGTGGCATAGGGAGTGGGGCAGATCAGCCGCTCGGCACCGGCGTCGAGATGATTCTGCCTCAACGCGAGATCTCGCGGCTCGTCGCAGGCCACTGGAAGGCCACGATGCGCCTGAACATCAAGGCTGACCCGGCCGCAGCACCGGTCGCCACGGCCACCTTCAACTTCGACTTCACCGTCACCGACTACGACGCGATCTCGATCTACTTCCCCGGCTTCGACGGTGTTGCACCGCTGGTCAACATGGACCTGCGCTACGACCCCATCCGCAAGGTCGTCGCCGGGCGCAAGGACGTTGACATGTGCCTCTACGACGGCGTGGGTTCGCAGAGCGAATTCCTCGGCGTCACTGTGCGCGACAGTGGGCCGCGACCGTCACCAGGGCGTGACTTTGCTGTCTGGCATCAGGATGGCGGTAGCGACGATACCCAGCGCCTCGACTACCAGGTCGGCCTGAGCTATGGCGGCAATCTGCTGGCGATGAAGCATGGTGAGGAACAGCTGCTGCGCGGTATCGACAGCGCGCAACTGCGCATGGTGCTGCTGCCGGGCATCAGCCAACCCGTGTACTGCGTGCCTACGCCACTGACGCTGGAGACACCGCCTACGCCCATCGCCGGCAAGCGCCCCGGTCTCTACGACGGCGAGCTGACGGTAGAGCTGCGCGTGCCGACCGCCAAACCCTGA
- a CDS encoding fimbrial protein, with translation MKKLLFCLLPLSALLAPPAQANLSIHPMRAAVDAKHGTKIRVYSQSTQPQYVQARLLRINNPAQVGEQEIEVEAADAAIAITPGKFALSGGGNRLIRVIPLQTVEKEAAYRIYFEGVNGPDGTILEGDEQAAQANVGVSLVWGALVNVVPAKGTVDLQLQGNTLRNTGTLRVGITGASECNAAGVCAPHELSKSLYPDAALTLPFQLQPGSALQLQYRLSNDGYRDHIATLSPSA, from the coding sequence ATGAAGAAGCTGCTGTTCTGCCTGTTGCCGTTGAGTGCACTGCTGGCCCCACCGGCACAGGCCAATCTGTCCATTCATCCGATGCGTGCGGCGGTGGACGCCAAGCATGGCACGAAGATCCGCGTGTACTCGCAATCCACCCAGCCGCAGTACGTGCAGGCGCGGCTGCTGCGCATCAACAACCCGGCGCAGGTGGGGGAGCAAGAGATCGAAGTGGAAGCTGCCGATGCGGCGATTGCCATCACGCCTGGCAAGTTCGCACTCAGCGGTGGTGGCAATCGCCTGATCCGGGTGATTCCGCTGCAGACCGTCGAAAAAGAAGCGGCCTATCGCATCTACTTCGAGGGCGTGAATGGTCCCGACGGCACGATCCTGGAGGGCGACGAGCAGGCGGCGCAGGCCAACGTCGGCGTCAGCCTGGTCTGGGGCGCGCTGGTGAACGTGGTGCCTGCCAAGGGCACCGTGGATCTGCAACTGCAGGGCAACACCCTGCGCAATACCGGCACGTTGCGTGTGGGTATCACCGGTGCGTCCGAGTGCAATGCCGCTGGCGTATGTGCACCGCACGAGCTGTCGAAAAGCCTCTACCCCGATGCTGCGCTGACCTTGCCGTTCCAGCTCCAGCCGGGCAGCGCCCTGCAGTTGCAGTACCGCCTGTCGAACGACGGCTATCGCGATCACATAGCGACCCTGTCGCCAAGCGCCTGA
- a CDS encoding alpha/beta fold hydrolase, translated as MANTFHRVGQGPHSVLVLHGWFGDAHAFEPIEPWLSRDHFSYIFMDCRGYGGMRDVAGQYSIDEIARDALSLADALRLATFSVAGHSMGGMAIERIAVLAPQRVRSMLAIAPVPCGGIAYDASTRGLLESAAGSVASRRAIIDRSTGGRLPAAWLDWKARYSMQHSAPDAFAAYLPAWADTDFSDEIVGEHRLKVLIGGHDPTFNRSLMERTYLRRYRQATLQVLEDAGHYPMNETPLVLVEAMESFLLSSP; from the coding sequence ATGGCCAATACCTTTCATCGCGTGGGGCAGGGGCCTCACTCCGTCCTGGTCCTGCATGGCTGGTTCGGCGACGCACACGCGTTCGAACCGATCGAGCCATGGCTGTCACGCGACCACTTCAGCTACATCTTCATGGACTGCCGTGGCTACGGCGGCATGCGCGATGTGGCGGGGCAGTACAGCATCGACGAAATCGCCCGTGACGCACTCTCGCTCGCCGATGCACTTCGACTGGCGACATTCAGTGTGGCGGGGCATTCCATGGGAGGCATGGCCATCGAGCGCATCGCCGTGCTCGCGCCCCAGCGGGTGCGCTCCATGCTGGCCATCGCACCCGTCCCCTGTGGTGGCATTGCCTATGACGCATCCACGCGAGGACTTCTGGAGAGTGCTGCCGGCAGCGTGGCCAGCCGAAGGGCCATCATCGATCGCAGTACTGGCGGCAGACTGCCTGCAGCCTGGCTGGATTGGAAGGCCCGCTATTCAATGCAGCACTCCGCGCCTGACGCGTTTGCTGCCTATCTTCCCGCGTGGGCAGATACCGATTTCAGCGACGAGATCGTTGGCGAGCACCGGTTGAAGGTGCTGATAGGCGGGCACGATCCGACCTTCAACCGATCACTGATGGAGCGCACCTATCTGCGCCGCTACCGGCAGGCCACGCTGCAGGTTCTGGAGGATGCAGGACACTACCCGATGAATGAGACACCGTTGGTACTGGTGGAGGCAATGGAGTCCTTCCTGTTGTCATCGCCTTGA
- a CDS encoding TcfC E-set like domain-containing protein, producing the protein MTPHAPAITRLAVALALVLATPLAAARGVPPGFEDLVEGQTEQLDIQLFGRSAGLSPVRVTLEHVQLEDPAGVLQALDLPVEAQAALLPALSQPMPRNSHLACRFGGATAGCGYLDPPDDPAAVRALYDEGEGAVRLFVARQWIPGKPAAERFHTVSANAENAFLHQQVINVSGSRDYQTLSARGTGVLGLFDRGHVSAEWNFNQQRYRSRGSDSEFQFDNVYYRHDLGQAHYLQAGRMDRRNLSSPQGGTFSFSMLPLDRLQGLRVGTTQAYVDADAAVQATPLTVLLARDARVDAYDGTRLLQTSYLQAGINQIDTRNFPFGNYNVTLRIYEDGVLVRSEDAPFDKGGDWTNSQWQWFVQGGRRNERRSDRFDGERVAVAGMRVPLGRDVAMVAGAADLGGFRYGELRVDLRRLYATQELRASFGGMRGNDGSTGQQHQLSYRRIASWNIYQQRMRGKACQFEADARDQLGCTNSLSASMALPLAGGSAYVGYTRRQTWRAGRILPGAEDDPLAGLDPLLPPPPPWQPRREPQLSRTWQASFSRSHRWQDFSVSTRVGVWQQRASDSLRGSDQRDRGIYFNLSLTRLLRGTASSGQRRYSVDVRQPQHQRPDINYSVGHSLRQEVDAQYRELSAELRANNSDRYSATLSGQLQNSLGQSGATLAHYQQRGRSETAYSGMHSSGFALGKRGFYWSGSNGADAGLAVQVADTDDVDLRGVAAELQVGGLRRQRLQIGERRLLPLSSYQSHRAEVQDASTLDSIAAIRVTGVGGARPMFLSPGRLMRMPVPIEVTYTFIGNAKDLAGAPLGGARILNAPVPGTSANGGFVADFPRRETTLYLLQDDRLLHCPLQVRERRQVVLLVGAVHCEPLAVAQLPPEIRQQARVTRLLQERALIAATPQTAAAGGTP; encoded by the coding sequence ATGACCCCACACGCCCCCGCCATCACCCGGCTGGCGGTCGCGCTCGCCCTGGTGCTGGCAACGCCGCTGGCGGCGGCGCGCGGCGTCCCGCCCGGCTTCGAGGATCTGGTCGAAGGCCAGACCGAACAACTCGACATCCAACTGTTCGGCCGCTCGGCCGGGCTGTCGCCGGTGCGCGTGACCCTTGAACACGTGCAGCTGGAAGATCCGGCAGGCGTGCTGCAGGCGCTGGATCTGCCCGTCGAGGCGCAGGCCGCGCTGCTGCCCGCGTTGTCCCAGCCGATGCCGCGCAACAGCCATCTGGCCTGCCGCTTCGGTGGCGCTACTGCCGGCTGCGGCTATCTCGATCCACCGGACGACCCCGCCGCCGTGCGCGCGCTGTACGACGAAGGCGAGGGCGCGGTGCGCCTGTTCGTCGCCCGCCAGTGGATTCCGGGCAAGCCGGCTGCCGAACGCTTCCACACCGTCAGCGCCAACGCCGAAAACGCCTTCCTGCACCAGCAGGTGATCAATGTGAGTGGCAGCCGTGACTACCAGACGCTGTCCGCGCGCGGCACCGGTGTGCTGGGCCTGTTCGATCGCGGACATGTCTCCGCCGAATGGAACTTCAACCAGCAGCGCTACCGCAGCCGCGGCAGTGACAGTGAGTTCCAGTTCGACAACGTCTACTACCGTCACGACCTGGGGCAGGCGCACTACCTGCAGGCCGGGCGCATGGACCGCCGCAACCTGTCCAGCCCGCAGGGCGGCACCTTCAGTTTCAGCATGCTGCCGCTGGACCGCCTGCAGGGCCTGCGCGTGGGCACCACCCAGGCCTATGTGGACGCCGATGCCGCCGTGCAGGCCACGCCGCTGACCGTGCTGCTGGCACGCGACGCACGCGTGGATGCCTACGACGGCACGCGCCTGCTGCAGACCTCCTACCTGCAGGCCGGCATCAACCAGATCGACACCCGCAACTTCCCGTTCGGCAACTACAACGTCACCCTGCGCATCTACGAAGATGGCGTGCTGGTGCGCAGCGAAGACGCACCGTTCGACAAGGGCGGCGACTGGACCAACAGCCAGTGGCAGTGGTTCGTGCAGGGCGGCAGGCGCAACGAGCGCCGCAGTGACCGCTTCGATGGCGAACGCGTGGCGGTGGCCGGGATGCGCGTCCCGCTGGGCCGCGACGTGGCGATGGTGGCCGGTGCCGCCGACCTCGGCGGCTTCCGCTATGGCGAGCTGCGTGTGGACCTTCGCCGCCTGTACGCCACCCAGGAACTGCGCGCCAGCTTCGGCGGCATGCGCGGCAACGATGGCAGCACCGGCCAGCAGCACCAGCTGTCGTACCGCCGCATCGCATCCTGGAACATCTACCAGCAGCGCATGCGCGGCAAGGCCTGCCAGTTCGAGGCCGACGCCCGCGACCAGCTGGGCTGCACCAACTCGCTCAGCGCTTCGATGGCGCTGCCGCTGGCTGGTGGCAGTGCCTATGTGGGCTACACGCGGCGTCAGACCTGGCGCGCGGGACGCATCCTGCCGGGTGCGGAAGACGATCCGCTGGCCGGGCTGGACCCGCTGCTGCCACCGCCACCGCCGTGGCAACCGCGCCGCGAGCCGCAGCTCAGCCGCACCTGGCAGGCCAGCTTCAGCCGCAGCCATCGCTGGCAGGATTTCAGCGTCTCCACCCGCGTGGGTGTGTGGCAGCAGCGTGCCAGCGACAGCCTGCGCGGCAGTGATCAACGCGACCGCGGCATCTACTTCAACCTGAGCCTGACCCGCCTGCTGCGTGGCACCGCCAGCAGCGGCCAGCGCCGCTACAGCGTGGACGTGCGGCAGCCGCAGCATCAGCGCCCGGACATCAACTACAGCGTTGGCCATAGCCTGCGCCAGGAGGTGGATGCGCAGTACCGCGAGCTGTCGGCCGAACTACGCGCCAACAACAGTGACCGCTACAGCGCCACGCTCAGCGGCCAATTGCAGAACAGCCTGGGCCAGAGCGGTGCCACGCTGGCGCACTACCAGCAGCGCGGCCGCAGCGAGACCGCCTACAGCGGCATGCACAGCTCCGGCTTCGCACTGGGCAAGCGCGGCTTCTACTGGAGCGGCAGCAACGGTGCCGATGCTGGCCTGGCCGTACAGGTGGCCGACACCGACGACGTCGACCTGCGTGGCGTGGCGGCCGAACTGCAGGTGGGCGGCCTGCGCAGGCAACGCCTGCAGATTGGCGAGCGCCGGTTGCTGCCGTTGTCGTCGTACCAGTCGCACCGCGCTGAAGTGCAGGACGCCAGCACGCTGGACAGCATCGCCGCCATCCGCGTGACCGGCGTGGGTGGTGCACGGCCGATGTTCCTCAGCCCCGGGCGGCTGATGCGCATGCCGGTGCCGATCGAGGTGACCTACACCTTCATCGGCAACGCCAAGGATCTTGCCGGAGCACCGCTGGGCGGCGCCCGCATCCTCAACGCGCCGGTGCCCGGCACCAGTGCCAACGGTGGCTTCGTCGCCGACTTCCCGCGTCGCGAAACAACGCTGTACCTGCTGCAGGACGACCGCCTGCTGCACTGCCCGCTGCAGGTGCGCGAGCGCCGCCAGGTGGTGCTGCTGGTCGGCGCCGTGCACTGCGAGCCGCTGGCCGTGGCCCAGCTGCCGCCGGAGATCCGCCAGCAGGCCCGCGTGACCCGGCTGCTGCAGGAGCGCGCGTTGATTGCCGCCACGCCCCAGACCGCTGCTGCAGGAGGAACGCCATGA
- a CDS encoding CS1 type fimbrial major subunit gives MHAILKKAALAAALATASLSAHAVETKITVYADVDPTLALLRDDGSALPDAVTLTHDPLRGLIPDTQHVRIHSNDDTADIEAKIGGAFVLANGDGTVTVPMKVSLNGRDLGLTPIEYAAADLFTGAGSTPGASISMPLVIAQTAPAPLTTQGRYSGVVNIVLNQKP, from the coding sequence ATGCACGCCATTCTCAAGAAGGCCGCGCTCGCTGCAGCGCTGGCCACGGCTTCGCTGTCCGCGCACGCCGTGGAAACCAAGATCACCGTCTATGCCGACGTCGACCCGACCCTGGCCCTGCTGCGCGACGACGGCAGCGCATTGCCGGACGCCGTCACCCTGACCCACGATCCGCTGCGTGGCCTGATTCCGGACACCCAGCACGTGCGCATCCACTCCAACGATGACACCGCCGATATCGAAGCCAAGATCGGTGGTGCGTTCGTGCTGGCCAACGGTGACGGTACGGTCACCGTGCCGATGAAGGTCAGCCTCAACGGTCGCGATCTGGGCCTGACCCCGATTGAATACGCTGCGGCCGATCTGTTCACCGGTGCAGGCTCGACCCCGGGCGCGTCGATCTCGATGCCGCTGGTCATCGCGCAGACCGCTCCGGCACCGCTGACCACCCAGGGTCGCTACTCGGGCGTCGTCAACATCGTGCTGAACCAGAAGCCCTGA